In Paractinoplanes brasiliensis, the following proteins share a genomic window:
- a CDS encoding pyridoxamine 5'-phosphate oxidase family protein: MALTNPWLAEPMPGGKLPRERLEERILNLLSAQNMCVLATAGEDGPLATPVRYYSLGFAVMFTAAPRSPKVRNIEADPRVSIGVFAPLTGLASSRGAQIFGEARVLPPEHPERERYWEAFRWENEHAERGRPLTEPPRDTLVVTEATRIVYTEHWLRREGFAARQFWRRGT; the protein is encoded by the coding sequence ATGGCGTTGACGAATCCCTGGCTGGCGGAGCCGATGCCGGGCGGGAAGCTGCCGCGGGAGCGGCTTGAGGAGCGGATTCTCAACCTGCTGTCGGCGCAGAACATGTGTGTGCTGGCCACTGCAGGGGAGGACGGGCCGCTGGCCACGCCGGTGCGGTACTACTCGCTGGGGTTTGCTGTCATGTTCACGGCGGCGCCCCGGTCGCCCAAGGTGCGGAACATCGAGGCCGACCCGAGGGTTTCGATCGGGGTGTTCGCGCCGCTCACGGGGCTGGCGAGCAGCCGTGGGGCGCAGATCTTCGGGGAGGCCCGGGTGCTGCCGCCGGAGCATCCCGAGCGGGAGCGCTACTGGGAGGCGTTCCGCTGGGAGAACGAGCATGCCGAGCGTGGACGTCCACTGACCGAGCCGCCCCGGGACACGCTGGTCGTCACCGAGGCCACGAGGATCGTTTACACCGAGCACTGGCTGCGCCGGGAGGGTTTCGCCGCGCGGCAGTTCTGGCGGAGGGGAACGTGA
- a CDS encoding sensor histidine kinase, producing MAKRRDDPDREAWPGGLDENLLHEVAELHPAALDGAGADELAALLARAAHAPVGVIHLVRGETLQLYGRYGLAEQWASPEAPVKGTLAALVLESDAPLIIDDLSARSPHRGAYLGHPVRDQNGAVLAVCCAADLEPRQWTPEAVESVARAAHVAGLLLTEQLARYELARQRGFLDAVLDSLHDGVTACDEQGRIVFVNERMRRLWGETGLPGEGWLEGLTDAEGNPLRRDDLGLFRALRGDHLVDSEVVLNGPDRRRHYLVDAHPITGPGGRMAGAVQAVQDVTRRRRVERFRTCELAVTTALADAPSIEAAGPRVLEAVVSTLEWVHAELWLVDETAGVVRSAAQWSAPASQPGIEVPADLPYGVGLAGRAWQVGKPLWIRDVGRPQSLISPETAEAGELHTALAVPVREGFETLGVLTVFADSIEDPEDELLALMSGIAAHIGQFVEKHRVEDLQRQLIRSKNEYLALVGHELRTPLTSISAYTELLREADEKSLVADGPRLLEVIERNTNQLRDIISELMELSALDTGHADVQLAPMDLAEVVRDSLAKARAAVVGAPLVIDDELPERLMLPGDRKRLRQVVDNLLGNAVKYSPDGGRIGVTLRATGRAAELSVSDTGLGVSTDEREKLFTGFYRTSRARDSAIPGTGLGMTLSRAVVSKHHGSIELLEHEGPGTTVLVRLPLEPR from the coding sequence GTGGCTAAGCGGCGCGATGACCCCGACCGCGAAGCATGGCCGGGTGGCCTCGACGAGAATCTGTTGCACGAGGTGGCCGAGTTGCATCCGGCCGCGCTGGACGGCGCCGGCGCCGACGAGCTGGCCGCCCTGCTGGCCCGGGCCGCGCACGCGCCCGTCGGCGTGATCCACCTCGTGCGGGGCGAGACCCTGCAGCTGTACGGCCGCTACGGCCTGGCCGAGCAGTGGGCCAGCCCCGAGGCGCCGGTCAAGGGGACGCTGGCCGCGCTCGTGCTGGAGTCCGACGCCCCGCTGATCATCGACGACCTCTCGGCCCGGAGCCCCCACCGGGGCGCCTACCTGGGTCATCCCGTACGCGATCAGAACGGCGCTGTCCTGGCCGTGTGCTGCGCCGCGGACCTGGAGCCGCGGCAGTGGACGCCCGAAGCCGTCGAGTCGGTGGCCAGGGCCGCGCACGTGGCCGGTCTGCTGCTCACCGAGCAACTCGCCCGCTACGAGCTGGCCCGGCAGCGCGGCTTCCTCGACGCGGTGCTCGACAGCCTGCACGACGGGGTGACCGCCTGCGACGAACAGGGCCGGATCGTCTTCGTCAACGAGCGGATGCGCCGGCTCTGGGGCGAGACCGGGCTGCCCGGCGAGGGCTGGCTCGAAGGGCTGACCGACGCCGAGGGCAACCCGCTGCGCCGCGACGACCTGGGCCTGTTCCGGGCGCTGCGGGGTGATCACCTGGTGGACAGCGAGGTGGTGCTGAACGGGCCCGACCGGCGCCGACACTACCTGGTCGACGCCCACCCGATCACCGGGCCCGGCGGACGGATGGCGGGGGCGGTGCAGGCGGTGCAGGACGTGACCCGCCGCCGGCGCGTCGAGCGGTTCCGCACCTGCGAGCTGGCCGTCACCACCGCGCTGGCCGACGCGCCCAGCATCGAGGCGGCCGGACCCCGTGTGCTCGAGGCCGTGGTCAGCACCCTGGAGTGGGTGCACGCCGAGTTGTGGCTGGTGGACGAGACCGCGGGTGTGGTGCGTTCGGCGGCGCAGTGGAGCGCGCCCGCCTCGCAGCCCGGCATCGAGGTGCCCGCAGATCTGCCGTACGGGGTGGGGCTGGCCGGACGGGCGTGGCAGGTGGGCAAGCCGCTGTGGATCCGGGACGTGGGACGCCCGCAGAGCCTGATCTCACCGGAGACCGCCGAGGCGGGTGAACTGCACACAGCGCTGGCTGTCCCCGTACGGGAAGGCTTTGAGACCCTGGGTGTGCTGACCGTGTTCGCCGACTCGATCGAGGACCCGGAGGACGAGCTGCTGGCTTTGATGTCCGGGATCGCCGCGCACATCGGGCAGTTCGTCGAGAAGCACCGGGTCGAGGACCTGCAGCGGCAGTTGATCCGCAGCAAGAACGAGTACCTGGCCCTGGTCGGGCACGAGCTGCGTACGCCGCTCACGTCGATCAGCGCGTACACCGAGCTGCTGCGCGAGGCCGACGAGAAGAGCCTGGTCGCCGACGGCCCCCGGCTGCTCGAGGTGATCGAGCGCAACACCAACCAGCTGCGCGACATCATCAGCGAGCTGATGGAGCTGTCGGCCCTGGACACCGGTCACGCCGACGTCCAGCTGGCGCCGATGGACCTGGCCGAGGTGGTTCGCGACTCGCTGGCGAAGGCGCGGGCGGCGGTCGTCGGCGCTCCCCTGGTGATCGACGACGAGTTGCCGGAACGCCTGATGCTGCCGGGGGACCGCAAGCGGCTGCGTCAGGTCGTCGACAACCTGCTCGGCAACGCGGTCAAGTACAGCCCCGACGGCGGGCGCATCGGCGTGACGCTGCGGGCCACCGGCCGGGCCGCCGAGCTGTCCGTCTCCGACACCGGGCTGGGTGTGTCCACCGACGAGCGGGAGAAACTGTTCACCGGGTTCTACCGCACCTCGCGGGCGCGGGACTCCGCGATCCCGGGCACCGGGCTGGGCATGACGCTGAGCCGCGCGGTGGTCAGCAAGCATCACGGCAGCATCGAGCTGCTGGAGCACGAGGGCCCCGGCACGACCGTGCTGGTGCGGCTGCCGCTGGAGCCTCGTTGA
- a CDS encoding NAD-dependent epimerase/dehydratase family protein — translation MRVAITGASGFCGGAVARLAAQEADVVCLGRRPGPVGRHVFWDATSATPDLAGADVVIHLAAAVGDSGPSEAFAAVNVDGTRRLLEAAGGRPVVWVSSASVYRPGPYDGPVREDHPTGNQRTPYGWTKAAGEKLALGADKVVLRPRAVYGDGDPHLLPRLRRTVRGNRAWLPGPDVPLSLTAVENLASACLAAVTWPAGAYNIADARPYSRDAAITAVLGVPVRHVPIALARVAAVVSPNLTPYAIDQVTDGLVLDIGKALSRGWSPVAALRTS, via the coding sequence GTGAGGGTCGCGATCACGGGTGCGAGCGGATTCTGCGGCGGCGCGGTGGCCAGGCTTGCGGCCCAAGAAGCCGACGTCGTCTGTCTCGGCCGGCGGCCCGGCCCGGTCGGCCGGCACGTCTTCTGGGACGCCACCTCGGCCACCCCGGATCTGGCCGGCGCCGACGTCGTCATCCATCTGGCGGCGGCGGTGGGCGACAGCGGGCCCTCCGAGGCGTTCGCGGCCGTCAACGTCGACGGCACCCGGCGACTGCTCGAGGCCGCCGGCGGGCGCCCGGTCGTCTGGGTCAGCAGTGCCAGCGTCTATCGGCCGGGCCCCTACGACGGCCCGGTCCGCGAGGATCACCCGACCGGCAACCAGAGGACCCCGTACGGGTGGACGAAAGCGGCCGGGGAGAAGCTGGCGCTGGGCGCGGACAAGGTCGTGCTGCGTCCCCGGGCGGTTTACGGCGACGGCGACCCGCACCTGCTGCCACGGCTCCGCCGGACCGTACGGGGAAACAGGGCCTGGCTGCCCGGGCCGGATGTGCCCCTCAGCCTGACGGCGGTGGAGAACCTGGCCTCGGCGTGCCTCGCCGCTGTGACGTGGCCGGCCGGGGCGTACAACATCGCCGACGCGCGGCCCTATTCACGGGATGCCGCGATCACGGCGGTGCTGGGGGTGCCGGTACGGCACGTGCCGATCGCGCTGGCCCGGGTCGCCGCCGTGGTTTCCCCGAACCTCACCCCGTACGCGATCGATCAGGTCACCGACGGGCTGGTGCTCGACATCGGCAAGGCGCTGTCGCGGGGCTGGAGCCCGGTGGCCGCGCTCAGGACGTCTTGA
- a CDS encoding type II toxin-antitoxin system Phd/YefM family antitoxin: MDRIPIRSLNQDTAGVLARVEQGETVEITNRGRPIARIVPVDVDPLEELVRTGALTPPTVTLPFAMPTGAQPADQEAGDLISALRDEERW; the protein is encoded by the coding sequence ATGGACCGCATTCCTATCCGCAGCCTCAACCAAGACACCGCAGGCGTGCTTGCGCGGGTCGAGCAGGGCGAAACTGTGGAAATCACCAATCGTGGGCGCCCGATCGCCAGAATCGTCCCGGTCGACGTCGATCCCCTCGAGGAGCTCGTCCGCACCGGCGCGCTCACGCCACCGACCGTCACACTTCCTTTCGCCATGCCGACCGGAGCACAGCCGGCGGACCAGGAGGCCGGCGATTTGATCTCTGCCCTGCGTGATGAGGAACGCTGGTGA
- a CDS encoding alpha/beta hydrolase, producing MALIRVDFSSEALELSTSMTVVLPDEGDMPPPVLYLLHGLTDDHTAWTRYTSVERYAYDHNMAVVMPQVHRSFYADEAYGMRFWTFLSDELPRLVHRFFRVSDRPEQTYVAGLSMGGYGAFKWALRHPERFAAAVSLSGALDLSWLQKHDDRPHIREVMERVFGDRDVTGTDDDLFHLIGTAGKTRLPRLMLRCGTGDHLFAQNERFVQACARAGIPLDSEFEPGGHEWSFWDRHIPRALDFMVKS from the coding sequence ATGGCCCTGATCCGCGTTGACTTCTCGTCCGAGGCGCTTGAGCTCAGCACGTCGATGACCGTGGTGCTGCCGGACGAGGGTGACATGCCGCCGCCTGTGCTCTACCTGCTGCACGGGCTCACCGACGACCACACCGCGTGGACCAGGTACACCTCGGTCGAGCGCTACGCCTACGACCACAACATGGCCGTGGTCATGCCGCAGGTGCATCGCAGCTTCTACGCCGACGAGGCGTACGGGATGAGGTTCTGGACCTTCCTCTCCGACGAGCTTCCCCGGCTGGTGCACCGGTTCTTCCGCGTCAGCGACAGACCCGAGCAGACGTACGTGGCGGGGTTGTCGATGGGTGGCTACGGCGCTTTCAAATGGGCGTTGCGGCACCCCGAACGGTTCGCCGCAGCGGTCAGCCTCTCGGGGGCGCTGGACCTGTCGTGGCTGCAGAAGCACGACGATCGGCCGCACATCCGCGAGGTGATGGAACGCGTCTTCGGCGACCGGGACGTGACCGGCACCGACGACGACCTGTTCCACCTGATCGGGACCGCGGGCAAGACCCGGCTGCCGCGCCTCATGTTGCGCTGCGGCACCGGCGATCACCTGTTCGCGCAGAACGAACGCTTCGTACAGGCCTGTGCCCGCGCCGGCATCCCGCTGGACAGCGAGTTCGAGCCGGGCGGGCACGAGTGGTCGTTCTGGGACAGGCACATACCGCGTGCCCTGGACTTCATGGTGAAGAGCTAG
- a CDS encoding TolB family protein, translating into MKVFRGLVLAAVIVGAMLHPAAANATTKTPSLIAYVRNGDIHVSNGPTEKRLTTGGTHARPRWSPDGKSIAFLKAGYLWVMRADGTGQRRLTTRAAAGPSWSPDGKWIAFASLSCTGGPGVYKIAVAGKATPEVLFPRDCREQDLPAEPAPVTARSGSLRERLSTDDAVAWSPDGTRIAFRGGDCDSVYDACLSVGTIATGGEQTVAAYGGGSLQTSGFAVVPSWRADGAKLAWTAYQRGETKAGDQPLHVVEYDTSTRAKRTVGSAQDRELAYLTSTSAVVTGQHRNGSWLVLVDLVKGTRTLFRDGSQPSVQPRR; encoded by the coding sequence ATGAAGGTGTTCAGGGGTTTGGTTCTGGCGGCCGTCATCGTGGGGGCGATGCTGCACCCGGCCGCCGCGAACGCCACGACGAAGACGCCCAGCCTCATCGCGTACGTGCGCAACGGTGACATCCATGTCAGCAACGGTCCCACCGAGAAACGCCTCACCACCGGCGGCACTCACGCCCGTCCCCGCTGGTCGCCGGACGGTAAGTCGATCGCGTTTCTGAAAGCCGGCTACCTCTGGGTCATGAGGGCCGACGGCACCGGCCAGCGCCGCCTCACCACCCGCGCGGCGGCGGGCCCGTCGTGGTCGCCGGACGGGAAGTGGATCGCCTTTGCCTCGTTGTCGTGCACGGGCGGCCCCGGCGTCTACAAGATCGCGGTCGCGGGGAAGGCCACGCCCGAGGTCCTGTTCCCCCGTGACTGCCGGGAGCAGGATCTGCCCGCCGAGCCGGCCCCGGTCACCGCGCGGTCGGGGTCGTTGCGGGAACGGCTCAGCACCGACGACGCGGTCGCCTGGTCGCCCGACGGCACGCGGATCGCGTTCCGGGGCGGTGATTGTGACTCCGTGTACGACGCCTGCCTGAGTGTGGGGACGATCGCGACCGGCGGGGAGCAGACCGTGGCCGCGTACGGTGGCGGCAGCCTGCAGACCAGTGGTTTCGCCGTGGTGCCGAGCTGGCGTGCCGACGGGGCGAAGCTGGCCTGGACCGCGTATCAGCGGGGCGAGACCAAGGCCGGCGACCAGCCGCTGCACGTGGTCGAGTACGACACGAGCACCCGCGCCAAGCGAACGGTGGGCAGCGCCCAGGATCGTGAGCTCGCCTACCTCACCAGCACCAGCGCGGTCGTCACCGGTCAGCACCGCAACGGCTCGTGGCTCGTGCTCGTCGACCTGGTCAAGGGCACCCGCACCCTGTTCCGTGACGGGTCGCAGCCCAGTGTGCAACCGCGGCGCTGA
- a CDS encoding type II toxin-antitoxin system VapC family toxin codes for MIYLDTAALVKLVRPEAESQALIDWLGSRPAERVVASALVEVELPRALRRSAPGVLGGVAAVLARLYRVEINAAVRATAGAYAEPGLRSLDAIHLATAEFLVASGQPISAFVTYDKRLAEAAERVGLEVLAPS; via the coding sequence GTGATCTATTTGGACACCGCGGCGCTGGTCAAGCTCGTCCGGCCTGAAGCCGAGTCGCAAGCCCTCATCGACTGGTTAGGATCCCGGCCCGCCGAACGGGTCGTTGCCTCGGCGTTGGTCGAGGTCGAGCTACCACGCGCCCTGCGCCGGAGCGCGCCCGGGGTTCTTGGCGGCGTCGCCGCAGTGCTCGCTCGCCTCTACCGTGTTGAGATCAATGCCGCGGTCCGCGCGACCGCCGGCGCCTACGCCGAGCCCGGACTCCGTTCGCTGGATGCCATTCATCTGGCCACCGCGGAGTTTCTCGTCGCCAGCGGCCAGCCGATCAGCGCATTCGTGACCTACGACAAGCGTTTGGCAGAGGCGGCGGAGAGGGTTGGTCTCGAGGTCCTGGCGCCGAGTTGA
- a CDS encoding EcsC family protein, translating into MTDSAHLSDTITDNETAAPPGSLWQRMKADPQYAPEHLALEAVRRLGPEAAAWAERARAEHPGHTPEQLADLAIKRFTNLARISGAVSGATGLPGAVLDVGVLAWNQARMVLHIAAAYGHDPSASERATDLLVLQRVHKAAQTARLALGVAAGRERAEHLFAGAENRPLSGVMVRLGVKLAQMAGVRAARRMFAKVIPGASIVLGTWANSTATKELARRTRETFKRSPAEPERSLSPRR; encoded by the coding sequence GTGACCGACTCAGCACACTTGTCCGACACGATCACCGACAACGAGACAGCCGCGCCTCCCGGTTCCCTCTGGCAGCGGATGAAGGCCGACCCGCAGTACGCGCCGGAACACCTCGCGCTCGAAGCCGTACGGCGTCTCGGCCCCGAGGCCGCGGCCTGGGCCGAGCGGGCACGGGCCGAACACCCCGGACACACTCCCGAGCAGCTGGCCGACCTGGCGATCAAGCGTTTCACCAACCTGGCCCGCATCTCGGGCGCCGTCTCCGGGGCCACCGGCCTGCCCGGCGCGGTGCTCGACGTGGGCGTGCTGGCCTGGAACCAGGCCCGCATGGTGCTGCACATCGCGGCCGCCTACGGGCACGACCCGTCCGCTTCCGAGCGGGCGACCGACCTGCTGGTGCTCCAGCGCGTGCACAAAGCGGCCCAGACGGCCCGCCTCGCGCTCGGGGTCGCGGCCGGTCGCGAACGCGCCGAGCACCTGTTCGCCGGGGCGGAGAACCGTCCGCTGAGCGGCGTGATGGTCCGCCTCGGGGTCAAGCTCGCCCAGATGGCCGGCGTCCGAGCCGCCAGGCGCATGTTCGCCAAGGTGATCCCCGGCGCGTCGATAGTGCTGGGCACCTGGGCGAACTCGACCGCCACGAAGGAACTGGCCCGCCGCACCCGCGAGACGTTCAAGCGGTCGCCCGCCGAGCCCGAGAGGTCGCTGAGCCCTCGCCGGTGA
- a CDS encoding fibronectin type III domain-containing protein has product MGRRWLGLLVLAPFVLSGCGSDGASTKEAEEAAGKSWLVVANGSATPSAVPSRAAGTPTPFPSGFLPLPTNTPAPKPTGSYSCPPVKSQIINGADASAGDTSGTVTWYDPATADLVEYRITAISQDPRLGEQRDVGWTIVTPGATCGYRTATIVGLDRDTRYVFSVDAVTSRADSDATYAKTVARSRVVKTS; this is encoded by the coding sequence GTGGGTCGACGTTGGCTGGGACTTCTCGTGCTCGCGCCGTTCGTGCTGAGCGGATGCGGCAGCGACGGCGCCTCGACGAAGGAGGCCGAGGAAGCAGCCGGCAAGTCGTGGCTCGTCGTCGCGAACGGCAGCGCCACGCCGTCGGCCGTGCCGAGCCGGGCCGCGGGCACGCCGACGCCGTTCCCGAGCGGTTTCCTGCCGCTGCCGACGAACACCCCGGCCCCGAAGCCGACCGGCAGCTACTCCTGCCCGCCGGTGAAGAGCCAGATCATCAACGGCGCCGACGCCTCCGCGGGCGACACCAGCGGCACCGTCACCTGGTACGACCCGGCCACGGCGGACCTGGTCGAATACCGCATCACCGCGATCAGTCAGGACCCGCGGCTCGGCGAGCAGCGCGACGTCGGCTGGACTATCGTCACGCCCGGCGCCACCTGCGGGTACAGGACGGCCACGATCGTCGGGCTCGACCGCGACACCCGCTACGTGTTCTCGGTCGACGCGGTCACCAGCCGTGCCGACAGCGACGCGACCTACGCCAAGACCGTGGCCCGTTCCCGGGTGGTCAAGACGTCCTGA
- a CDS encoding proteasome assembly chaperone family protein, translated as MLEPDELYELADDLPELDEPVLVQALTGFVDAGSAIQLARENLLDRLDSQVVATFDLDQLLDYRSRRPPMIFDEDHWVSYEQPSLALHLVRDQLGTPFLLLAGPEPDLQWERFIAAVTGLVDRFAVRLTVGLNAIPMAVPHTRPVSVTAHATDKALLGDREPWLQKVQVPASVGNLLEFRLGENGHDAMGFAAHVPHYLAQTTYPAAAELLLDSVSATTGLALPTGELREAAKVVREDVDKQVADDEQAGRLVSSLEAQYDAFLRGREGNLLADNDRPLPTADELGAELERFLAEQQRRENE; from the coding sequence GTGCTCGAACCCGACGAGCTCTACGAGCTGGCCGACGACCTGCCGGAGCTGGACGAGCCGGTGCTGGTCCAGGCCCTCACCGGTTTTGTCGACGCGGGCTCGGCGATCCAGCTGGCACGCGAGAACCTGCTGGACCGGCTCGACAGCCAGGTCGTCGCGACGTTCGACCTCGACCAGCTGCTCGACTACCGCTCCCGCCGCCCTCCGATGATCTTCGACGAGGATCACTGGGTCAGCTACGAGCAGCCCAGCCTCGCCCTGCACCTGGTCCGCGACCAGCTCGGCACCCCGTTCCTGCTGCTCGCCGGCCCCGAGCCCGACCTGCAGTGGGAGCGTTTCATCGCCGCCGTCACGGGCCTGGTCGACCGCTTCGCCGTCCGCCTGACCGTGGGCCTCAACGCCATTCCGATGGCCGTGCCGCACACCCGCCCGGTCAGCGTCACCGCCCACGCCACCGACAAGGCGCTGCTCGGCGATCGCGAGCCCTGGCTGCAGAAGGTGCAGGTGCCCGCGAGCGTCGGCAACCTGCTCGAGTTCCGGCTGGGCGAGAACGGCCACGACGCCATGGGCTTCGCCGCGCACGTGCCGCACTATTTGGCCCAGACGACCTATCCGGCCGCGGCCGAGCTGCTGCTCGACTCGGTGTCGGCCACCACGGGCCTGGCCCTGCCGACCGGTGAGCTGCGTGAGGCGGCCAAGGTCGTCCGGGAGGACGTGGACAAGCAGGTCGCCGACGACGAGCAGGCCGGTCGCCTGGTGTCCTCGCTCGAGGCGCAGTACGACGCCTTCCTGCGCGGCCGCGAGGGCAACCTGCTCGCCGACAACGACCGGCCGCTGCCCACTGCGGACGAGCTGGGCGCCGAACTCGAACGGTTCCTGGCGGAGCAGCAGCGCCGCGAGAACGAATAG
- the trmB gene encoding tRNA (guanosine(46)-N7)-methyltransferase TrmB, with protein MGPRHADAHTALWPAHGLLIEDGDRSPLDLDELFGRDNPKVLEIGFGMGDTLAATARADPGRDYLGIEVHTPGIGNLLALIQDQDLSHVRVARGDAMQLAHRLAAGSLDAIHVYFPDPWPKARHHKRRLIQPGNVALLRERLRAGGILHCATDWPDYAEAMAATLDADPGLEPVDRDRAGRPETKFELRGTRAGRPITDLRYRRRTC; from the coding sequence ATGGGCCCCCGGCACGCCGACGCCCACACCGCGTTGTGGCCGGCCCACGGCCTGCTGATCGAGGACGGCGACCGTTCGCCCCTCGATCTCGACGAGCTGTTCGGCCGGGACAACCCGAAGGTGCTCGAGATCGGCTTCGGCATGGGTGACACGCTGGCCGCGACCGCGCGGGCCGACCCGGGCCGCGACTACCTGGGCATCGAGGTCCACACCCCCGGCATCGGCAACCTGCTCGCCCTCATTCAAGATCAAGACCTTTCCCACGTACGGGTGGCCCGCGGCGACGCCATGCAGCTGGCGCACCGGCTCGCGGCGGGCAGCCTGGACGCGATCCACGTCTACTTCCCGGACCCCTGGCCGAAGGCGCGTCACCACAAGCGCCGCCTGATCCAGCCGGGCAACGTGGCTCTGCTGCGTGAGCGGCTGCGCGCGGGCGGGATTCTGCACTGCGCGACCGACTGGCCCGATTACGCCGAGGCGATGGCCGCGACGCTGGACGCCGACCCCGGGCTCGAACCGGTCGACCGGGACCGCGCGGGGCGGCCGGAGACGAAGTTCGAGCTGCGCGGCACACGGGCCGGCCGGCCGATCACCGACCTGCGCTACCGGCGTCGTACCTGCTGA
- a CDS encoding cytochrome P450: MSGRARRRDRRVYLSSHPLLFALLAATRGRPVLRLGGTVLVHGTEAFRTTLARVPLDRTAAGTTGGAAGELAGSGALFDQQGDDHRGARRDTAAMLGSAGVARLRPVWMKLLDDRLPALATGGEVDLVPLAAEIAGATAAELLHLDVDPVELASAARLAASRAARAHLPGPGRWRAERSAATAAAQLVDLVAPTGSDEAGLRSMLAVAAINTTVAALPRAAAWACDDGLWDHAGNPALTDELLRVTAPTPLLPRVAAAEAEVEGCPIRPGDRLLLIARHAAGSHRRDPDPVEPASPRTAQLVFGTGAHACPGAALARAQLTDFLQALAPCRPVVTRARADRRAALPGWRTLRIKGTS; this comes from the coding sequence GTGAGCGGTCGAGCGCGCCGGCGGGACAGGCGGGTCTACCTGAGCAGCCACCCTTTGCTGTTCGCCCTGCTCGCGGCGACCCGCGGCCGGCCCGTGCTGCGGCTCGGCGGCACGGTCCTGGTACACGGCACGGAGGCTTTCCGCACGACGCTGGCCCGGGTGCCGCTCGACCGCACTGCGGCGGGAACGACCGGAGGCGCAGCCGGAGAGCTGGCCGGATCGGGGGCGCTCTTCGACCAGCAGGGCGACGACCACCGCGGCGCCCGGCGCGACACAGCGGCCATGCTGGGCTCCGCAGGGGTGGCGAGGCTGCGTCCCGTCTGGATGAAGCTGCTCGACGACCGCCTCCCGGCGCTGGCCACCGGCGGCGAGGTCGACCTGGTGCCGCTGGCGGCCGAGATCGCGGGAGCAACGGCTGCCGAGCTGCTGCACCTCGACGTGGACCCGGTCGAGCTGGCCTCTGCGGCCCGGCTCGCAGCCTCTCGCGCGGCCCGCGCCCACCTTCCAGGGCCCGGCCGGTGGCGTGCCGAACGCTCAGCGGCCACCGCGGCCGCGCAGCTTGTCGACCTGGTAGCGCCCACCGGCTCCGACGAGGCGGGCCTGCGGTCGATGCTGGCCGTCGCCGCGATCAATACGACCGTGGCGGCGCTCCCCCGGGCCGCTGCCTGGGCCTGTGACGACGGCCTCTGGGATCATGCGGGCAACCCGGCCCTCACCGACGAGCTGCTGCGTGTCACCGCCCCCACGCCCCTGCTCCCCCGCGTTGCGGCCGCCGAAGCCGAGGTCGAGGGCTGCCCCATCCGCCCCGGCGATCGGCTGCTGCTGATCGCCCGGCACGCCGCCGGGTCGCACCGGCGCGATCCCGACCCGGTCGAGCCGGCCTCACCCCGTACGGCTCAATTGGTCTTCGGCACCGGAGCGCACGCCTGCCCCGGGGCGGCTCTGGCCCGCGCCCAGCTGACCGACTTCCTGCAGGCCCTGGCGCCGTGTCGGCCGGTGGTCACCCGGGCGCGCGCCGACCGCCGGGCCGCCCTGCCGGGATGGCGAACGCTACGGATCAAGGGCACTTCGTGA